One Cellulomonas sp. NS3 genomic region harbors:
- the lpdA gene encoding dihydrolipoyl dehydrogenase produces the protein MADTTGSAFDIVVLGGGSGGYAAALRGAQLGLNVALVEESKLGGTCLHWGCIPTKAFLHAAQLADDAREGAHFGVHTELKSIDMAGVQQYKDSVIGRLYKGLQGLIKSRKITVIEGHGRLVAKDTVEVDGQRYTGKHVVVATGSYARSLPGLEIGGRILTSTEALDLTEVPKSVIVLGGGVIGSEFASVWKSFGADVTIIEALPHLVANEDEALSKAFERAFRKRGIKFNLGVRFAGVTQDENGVHVSLEDGKTFDAEYLLVAVGRGPRTADLGYEEQGLTLDRGFVLTNERLHTGVGNVYAVGDIVPGLQLAHRGFAQGIFVAEEIAGLNPQPIVESGIPRVTYSEPEVASVGLTEAKAKEVHGADAVEVLEYNLGGNGKSQILGTAGFVKLVRQKDGPVIGVHMIGARVGELIGEGQLIVNWEAYPEDVAALVHAHPTQNEALGEAHLALAGKPLHAHN, from the coding sequence GTGGCCGACACGACCGGATCCGCTTTCGACATCGTCGTCCTGGGCGGAGGGAGTGGTGGCTACGCGGCTGCGCTCCGCGGCGCCCAGCTCGGCCTCAACGTGGCTCTCGTCGAGGAGAGCAAGCTCGGCGGCACCTGCCTGCACTGGGGCTGCATCCCGACGAAGGCGTTCCTGCACGCCGCGCAGCTCGCCGACGACGCCCGCGAGGGTGCGCACTTCGGGGTGCACACGGAGCTCAAGAGCATCGACATGGCCGGCGTCCAGCAGTACAAGGACTCGGTCATCGGCCGCCTGTACAAGGGCCTCCAGGGCCTGATCAAGTCGCGCAAGATCACCGTGATCGAGGGCCACGGGCGCCTCGTCGCGAAGGACACCGTCGAGGTCGACGGTCAGCGGTACACCGGCAAGCACGTCGTCGTCGCGACCGGCTCGTACGCGCGCTCGCTCCCCGGCCTCGAGATCGGCGGCCGCATCCTCACCTCGACCGAGGCGCTCGACCTCACCGAGGTCCCGAAGTCGGTCATCGTGCTCGGCGGCGGCGTCATCGGCTCGGAGTTCGCGAGCGTCTGGAAGTCGTTCGGCGCGGACGTCACGATCATCGAGGCGCTCCCCCACCTCGTCGCGAACGAGGACGAGGCGCTGTCGAAGGCGTTCGAGCGCGCGTTCCGCAAGCGCGGCATCAAGTTCAACCTGGGCGTGCGGTTCGCCGGCGTCACGCAGGACGAGAACGGCGTGCACGTCTCGCTCGAGGACGGCAAGACGTTCGACGCCGAGTACCTGCTCGTCGCCGTCGGCCGCGGCCCGCGCACCGCCGACCTCGGCTACGAGGAGCAGGGCCTCACGCTCGACCGCGGCTTCGTCCTCACGAACGAGCGCCTGCACACCGGCGTCGGCAACGTCTACGCGGTCGGCGACATCGTCCCCGGCCTGCAGCTCGCGCACCGCGGCTTCGCGCAGGGCATCTTCGTCGCCGAGGAGATCGCGGGCCTCAACCCGCAGCCGATCGTCGAGTCGGGCATCCCGCGCGTCACCTACTCCGAGCCCGAGGTCGCCTCGGTCGGCCTCACCGAGGCCAAGGCCAAGGAGGTCCACGGGGCCGACGCGGTCGAGGTCCTCGAGTACAACCTCGGCGGCAACGGCAAGAGCCAGATCCTCGGCACGGCGGGCTTCGTCAAGCTCGTCCGCCAGAAGGACGGCCCCGTCATCGGTGTCCACATGATCGGCGCGCGCGTCGGCGAGCTCATCGGGGAGGGCCAGCTCATCGTCAACTGGGAGGCCTACCCCGAGGACGTCGCGGCGCTCGTGCACGCCCACCCTACGCAGAACGAGGCTCTCGGGGAGGCGCATCTCGCGCTCGCCGGCAAGCCGCTGCACGCCCACAACTGA
- a CDS encoding PLP-dependent aminotransferase family protein: protein MTTTEDLPNDRRLSASGLARLLGAWQRPGPAYAALADGVRSAMHAGSLPLSTRLPSERELAEALGVSRTTTTAAYRTLRDEGFLVSRQGSGTVTTLPASGAQGVHAPVVVRPAQPDVADLSIAAPPAPSALHPAYVTALDALPRYLSGRGYEPLGLQVLREAIAARYTERGTPTTPDQVLVTSGAQQAINLLVHAHVGPGDRVVVEHPTYPHALDTVRAAGGRPVPVPVSTGPSGGVDVDLLESTLRQVAPRLVYLVPDHHNPTGASLDPAARDRVRALARRHRTVIVGDEALTDLTLDGPEPEPFAGAGAASGFVVSVGSASKTYWGGLRIGWIRAHPDLVSRLAVLRGHVDIATAVLEQLVTAELLARRDEIVPGRRAALRERRDLLVDQLAEQIPSWQVPVPAGGLSLWPDLGAPVASAFTALAVRHGVRVLPGPAFAVDGSFERHLRLTFSEPVEVLENGVRGLAAAWAALGMPQDARRSAPVQAMV, encoded by the coding sequence GTGACAACCACGGAGGACCTGCCCAACGACCGCCGGCTCTCGGCGAGCGGGCTCGCGCGCCTGCTCGGGGCGTGGCAGCGCCCCGGACCCGCGTACGCCGCCCTGGCCGACGGCGTGCGCTCCGCGATGCACGCCGGTTCGCTGCCGCTCAGCACACGTCTGCCGAGCGAGCGCGAGCTCGCCGAGGCGCTCGGCGTCTCGCGCACGACGACCACCGCGGCGTACCGGACGCTGCGCGACGAGGGCTTCCTCGTGAGCCGGCAGGGCTCCGGGACCGTCACGACGCTGCCCGCGTCGGGCGCCCAGGGCGTGCACGCGCCCGTCGTCGTGCGACCGGCCCAGCCGGACGTCGCCGACCTGTCCATCGCCGCCCCGCCCGCGCCGTCGGCGCTGCACCCGGCGTACGTGACCGCGCTCGACGCGCTCCCCCGCTACCTGTCCGGGCGCGGCTACGAGCCGCTCGGGCTGCAGGTGCTGCGCGAGGCGATCGCCGCGCGGTACACCGAGCGCGGGACCCCGACGACCCCGGACCAGGTCCTCGTGACGAGCGGCGCCCAGCAGGCGATCAACCTGCTCGTGCACGCGCACGTCGGGCCCGGCGACCGGGTCGTCGTCGAGCACCCCACCTACCCGCACGCCCTCGACACCGTGCGCGCGGCGGGAGGACGCCCGGTCCCCGTGCCCGTGAGCACCGGGCCGTCCGGGGGCGTCGACGTCGACCTGCTGGAGTCCACGCTGCGCCAGGTCGCGCCCCGGCTCGTCTACCTGGTCCCCGACCACCACAACCCGACCGGCGCGAGCCTCGACCCGGCGGCCCGCGACCGCGTCCGCGCGCTCGCACGGCGCCATCGCACGGTGATCGTCGGCGACGAGGCCCTCACCGACCTCACGCTCGACGGCCCCGAGCCCGAGCCGTTCGCGGGTGCCGGCGCCGCCTCGGGCTTCGTCGTCTCCGTGGGTTCGGCGTCCAAGACCTACTGGGGCGGGCTCCGCATCGGGTGGATCCGCGCGCACCCCGACCTCGTGTCCCGGCTCGCGGTCCTGCGCGGCCACGTCGACATCGCGACCGCGGTCCTCGAGCAGCTCGTGACCGCCGAGCTCCTCGCCCGGCGCGACGAGATCGTGCCGGGCCGTCGTGCGGCGCTCCGTGAGCGGCGCGACCTGCTCGTGGACCAGCTCGCGGAGCAGATCCCGTCGTGGCAGGTGCCCGTGCCCGCGGGCGGGCTGTCGCTGTGGCCCGACCTCGGGGCGCCGGTGGCGTCGGCGTTCACGGCCCTCGCCGTCCGCCACGGGGTGCGCGTGCTGCCCGGCCCGGCGTTCGCGGTCGACGGGAGCTTCGAGCGGCACCTGCGGCTCACGTTCAGCGAGCCGGTCGAGGTGCTCGAGAACGGCGTGCGCGGGCTCGCGGCGGCGTGGGCCGCGCTGGGCATGCCGCAGGACGCCCGCCGCTCGGCGCCCGTGCAGGCGATGGTCTGA
- a CDS encoding leucyl aminopeptidase, whose product MPRATLTSQDPAHLDVDALVVGVARTDQGPRLLDPDALPQAVRTEVTAHAVALGISGDQDEVRRLPSAGRLKAGVLVLTGVGPLDAVTPEALRRAAGAATRELAGVASVAVALPAADVAALAAVAEGALLGAYSYTRYRGADAAAKSAPVATLQVVTPLVRDRGAKAALARAEVLADAVHGVRDLVNTAPNDLFPSAFADLAKAAAKDVGARALKVTVLDEKALAAGGYGGLLGVGLGSVRGPRLVKVAYTPSKPAAKVALVGKGITFDSGGISIKPAAGMEAMKSDMAGAAAVLHTVLAAARLELPVAVTGWLCLAENMPSGTAQRPSDVITIRGGKTVEVLNTDAEGRLVLADGLVAATEEKPDVVLDIATLTGAQLIALGNRVSAVMGTDAVRGEVTAAAEGAGELFWPMPLPADLRAGLKSKVADLANIGDRFGGMLTAGIFLQEFTGGTPWAHLDIAGPAFNEKAAHGYTPVGGTGVGVRTMLTFLEQRGHAGR is encoded by the coding sequence GTGCCCCGTGCGACCCTCACCTCCCAGGACCCTGCCCACCTCGACGTCGACGCCCTCGTGGTGGGCGTCGCCCGGACCGACCAGGGTCCGCGGCTGCTCGACCCCGACGCGCTGCCGCAGGCCGTGCGCACCGAGGTGACGGCGCACGCCGTCGCGCTCGGCATCTCCGGGGACCAGGACGAGGTGCGCCGCCTGCCCAGCGCCGGGCGCCTCAAGGCCGGCGTCCTCGTGCTCACCGGCGTGGGCCCGCTCGACGCCGTGACCCCCGAGGCGCTCCGCCGCGCCGCGGGTGCGGCGACCCGCGAGCTCGCCGGCGTCGCGTCGGTCGCCGTCGCCCTGCCCGCCGCCGACGTGGCTGCGCTCGCGGCGGTCGCCGAGGGCGCGCTGCTCGGCGCCTACTCCTACACGCGCTACCGCGGTGCCGATGCCGCGGCCAAGTCCGCACCGGTCGCGACGCTGCAGGTCGTCACGCCGCTCGTGCGCGACCGCGGGGCCAAGGCCGCGCTCGCCCGCGCCGAGGTCCTCGCCGACGCCGTCCACGGCGTGCGCGACCTCGTGAATACCGCGCCCAACGACCTGTTCCCGTCGGCGTTCGCCGATCTCGCGAAGGCCGCCGCCAAGGACGTCGGCGCGCGCGCCCTCAAGGTCACCGTGCTCGACGAGAAGGCGCTCGCCGCCGGTGGCTACGGCGGCCTGCTCGGCGTCGGCCTCGGCTCCGTGCGGGGCCCGCGGCTCGTCAAGGTCGCGTACACCCCGTCGAAGCCGGCCGCGAAGGTCGCGCTCGTCGGCAAGGGCATCACGTTCGACTCGGGCGGCATCTCGATCAAGCCCGCGGCCGGCATGGAGGCCATGAAGTCCGACATGGCCGGCGCCGCCGCCGTGCTGCACACGGTCCTCGCGGCCGCGCGCCTCGAGCTGCCCGTGGCCGTCACCGGCTGGCTCTGCCTCGCCGAGAACATGCCGTCCGGCACCGCGCAGCGCCCGTCGGACGTGATCACGATCCGCGGCGGCAAGACGGTCGAGGTGCTCAACACCGACGCCGAGGGCCGGCTCGTGCTCGCCGACGGGCTCGTCGCGGCGACCGAGGAGAAGCCCGACGTCGTGCTCGACATCGCGACGCTCACCGGCGCCCAGCTGATCGCTCTCGGCAACCGGGTCTCCGCGGTCATGGGCACCGACGCGGTGCGTGGCGAGGTCACCGCCGCCGCCGAGGGCGCGGGCGAGCTGTTCTGGCCCATGCCGCTCCCGGCCGACCTGCGCGCGGGGCTCAAGTCGAAGGTCGCCGACCTCGCGAACATCGGCGACCGCTTCGGCGGGATGCTCACGGCCGGGATCTTCCTGCAGGAGTTCACGGGCGGGACCCCGTGGGCGCACCTCGACATCGCGGGGCCCGCATTCAACGAGAAGGCCGCCCACGGGTACACGCCCGTCGGGGGCACCGGGGTCGGCGTCCGCACGATGCTCACGTTCCTCGAGCAGCGGGGCCACGCCGGCCGCTGA
- a CDS encoding aldo/keto reductase family protein: MVNYRYLGRSGLKISEITYGNWLTHGSQVEKDAAVACVHAALDAGITSFDTADVYANTKAEKVLGKALKGQRRQSLEIFTKVYWPTGPQGPNDSGLSRKHILESIDGSLERLRTDYVDLYQAHRYDHATPLEETMQAFADVVRSGKALYIGVSEWTADQIRAGHALAQELGFQLISNQPQYSALYRVIEGEVVPTSAELGVSQIVWSPIAQGVLTGKYLPGQPLPAGSRATDEKGGAKMIARFLDRPEVLQRVQDLRPVADELGLSLAQLAVAWVLQNQNVAAAIIGASRPEQVTENVKASGVEIPSELLNRIDEILGDSVISDPAETAKSSPKSR, translated from the coding sequence ATGGTCAACTACCGCTACCTCGGACGCTCCGGGCTCAAGATCTCGGAGATCACCTACGGCAACTGGCTGACGCACGGCTCGCAGGTCGAGAAGGACGCCGCCGTCGCGTGCGTGCACGCCGCCCTCGACGCCGGCATCACGTCGTTCGACACCGCCGACGTGTACGCCAACACCAAGGCCGAGAAGGTCCTCGGCAAGGCGCTCAAGGGTCAGCGCCGCCAGTCGCTCGAGATCTTCACGAAGGTCTACTGGCCGACCGGTCCGCAGGGCCCCAACGACTCCGGCCTGTCGCGCAAGCACATCCTCGAGTCGATCGACGGCTCCCTCGAGCGGCTGCGCACCGACTACGTCGACCTGTACCAGGCGCACCGCTACGACCACGCGACGCCGCTCGAGGAGACGATGCAGGCGTTCGCCGACGTCGTGCGCTCGGGGAAGGCGCTGTACATCGGCGTCAGCGAGTGGACCGCGGACCAGATCCGTGCCGGCCACGCGCTCGCGCAGGAGCTCGGGTTCCAGCTCATCTCGAACCAGCCGCAGTACTCGGCGCTGTACCGGGTCATCGAGGGGGAGGTCGTGCCCACGTCGGCCGAGCTCGGCGTCTCGCAGATCGTCTGGTCGCCGATCGCGCAGGGCGTCCTCACGGGCAAGTACCTGCCCGGTCAGCCGCTGCCCGCGGGCTCGCGGGCGACCGACGAGAAGGGCGGCGCGAAGATGATCGCGCGCTTCCTCGACAGGCCCGAGGTGCTCCAGCGGGTTCAGGACCTGCGCCCGGTGGCGGACGAGCTCGGGCTCTCGCTCGCGCAGCTCGCGGTGGCCTGGGTGCTGCAGAACCAGAACGTCGCGGCGGCGATCATCGGGGCGTCGCGCCCCGAGCAGGTCACCGAGAACGTCAAGGCGTCCGGCGTCGAGATCCCCTCGGAGCTGCTCAACCGGATCGACGAGATCCTCGGCGACTCGGTGATCTCGGACCCCGCAGAGACGGCCAAGAGCTCCCCGAAGTCCCGCTGA
- a CDS encoding oxidoreductase: MGLFSRRRRRSPGSEEAAPTGRAAQQATVAHFRDFIDTRVGVEAYVEPQTNVTQTTLMLIATTGEWTRRRVPDARAAHELARGLGIPVYDVQRTGYPQRMRDWNSRQRIERRRENAREAGLH, translated from the coding sequence ATGGGCCTGTTCTCACGCCGCCGTCGCCGCTCACCGGGGAGCGAGGAGGCCGCACCGACCGGGCGCGCCGCGCAGCAGGCCACGGTCGCGCACTTCCGGGACTTCATCGACACCCGCGTCGGCGTCGAGGCCTACGTCGAGCCGCAGACGAACGTGACCCAGACGACGCTCATGCTCATCGCGACGACGGGCGAGTGGACGCGCCGTCGCGTGCCGGACGCGCGCGCCGCGCACGAGCTCGCGCGCGGCCTGGGCATCCCGGTGTACGACGTGCAGCGCACGGGCTACCCGCAGCGGATGCGCGACTGGAACTCCCGGCAGCGCATCGAGCGTCGCCGCGAGAACGCGCGCGAGGCCGGCCTGCACTGA
- a CDS encoding TIGR01777 family oxidoreductase gives MRIVVAGSHGLIGTALVSELRGRGDTVVRLVRGTPGHPEDVAWDPDAGRLDPEALAGADAVVNLAGVNVGTRRLTESRKRAVILSRTRTTGLIATTLAGLASPPPVLLQASGIGAYGDRGDDVLDEGEPLGDTFFAGVVRQWEGATAPAEHAGVRVAHLRSGIVLARGGGALARIVPLVRAGIAGPLGSGRQYWSWITLTDEVRAVLHLLEAPVAGPVNLVATAATNAEVTSALARAVHRPAVVPVPAWAVRLGLGDFSQEILGSVRAVPRKLTDSGFTHVHPDIDSAAAYVTARG, from the coding sequence ATGCGCATCGTCGTCGCCGGATCGCACGGCCTCATCGGCACCGCCCTGGTCTCCGAGCTGCGGGGGCGCGGCGACACCGTGGTCCGCCTCGTCCGCGGGACGCCGGGACACCCCGAGGACGTCGCGTGGGACCCGGACGCCGGGCGGCTCGACCCCGAGGCGCTCGCCGGGGCCGACGCGGTGGTCAACCTCGCCGGGGTCAACGTCGGCACGCGCCGGCTCACCGAGAGCCGCAAGCGCGCGGTGATCCTCTCCCGGACCCGCACGACCGGCCTGATCGCCACGACCCTCGCCGGGCTGGCGTCACCGCCGCCCGTGCTGCTGCAGGCGTCGGGGATCGGCGCCTACGGGGACCGCGGGGACGACGTGCTCGACGAGGGCGAGCCGCTCGGCGACACGTTCTTCGCCGGCGTGGTCCGGCAGTGGGAGGGGGCGACCGCTCCCGCCGAGCACGCGGGAGTCCGTGTCGCGCACCTGCGCAGCGGGATCGTCCTCGCGCGCGGCGGGGGCGCGCTGGCGCGCATCGTGCCGCTCGTCCGGGCGGGGATCGCGGGTCCGCTGGGCTCGGGCCGCCAGTACTGGAGCTGGATCACGCTGACGGACGAGGTCCGAGCCGTCCTGCACCTGCTCGAGGCTCCCGTGGCGGGCCCGGTGAACCTCGTCGCGACGGCGGCGACCAACGCCGAGGTGACGTCCGCGCTCGCCCGCGCCGTGCACCGCCCTGCGGTCGTGCCCGTGCCGGCGTGGGCCGTGCGCCTCGGGCTCGGCGACTTCTCCCAGGAGATCCTGGGTTCGGTGCGGGCCGTCCCGCGCAAGCTCACGGACAGCGGGTTCACGCACGTGCACCCCGACATCGACTCGGCGGCGGCCTACGTCACGGCGCGGGGCTGA
- a CDS encoding YczE/YyaS/YitT family protein, translated as MPTTRRARRWLQLLVGLVLYAASITLLVRAGLGSTPWDVLSQGISRRTDLSFGTVTVLVSVVVLLVWIPLRQRPGIGTAANVVVIGALVDPFLALLARLPEPLPLATRIGLVVAGILLNGLATALYVGVRLGPGPRDGLMTGLVARTGRSTRLVRSTIEVVVVTVGWLLGGTVGLGTLAYALAIGPVVHHLLPRFTVR; from the coding sequence CTGCCGACGACGCGCCGCGCACGTCGGTGGCTGCAGCTGCTCGTGGGGCTCGTCCTCTACGCCGCGTCCATCACGCTGCTGGTCCGGGCCGGCCTCGGCTCGACGCCGTGGGACGTGCTCTCGCAGGGGATCTCCCGGCGCACCGACCTGTCGTTCGGCACCGTCACGGTGCTCGTGAGCGTCGTCGTGCTGCTCGTGTGGATCCCGCTGCGCCAGCGGCCCGGCATCGGCACCGCCGCGAACGTCGTGGTCATCGGCGCGCTCGTCGACCCGTTCCTCGCGCTGCTCGCGCGGCTGCCCGAGCCGCTGCCGCTCGCGACCCGCATCGGGCTCGTCGTCGCCGGGATCCTGCTGAACGGTCTCGCGACCGCCCTGTACGTCGGCGTCCGCCTGGGCCCGGGCCCGCGCGACGGGCTCATGACGGGCCTCGTCGCCCGGACCGGCCGGTCGACCCGGCTCGTGCGCTCGACCATCGAGGTCGTCGTCGTGACCGTGGGCTGGCTGCTCGGCGGGACCGTCGGGCTCGGCACCCTCGCGTACGCGCTCGCGATCGGGCCGGTGGTCCACCACCTGCTGCCGCGGTTCACCGTCCGCTGA
- a CDS encoding quinone-dependent dihydroorotate dehydrogenase, which yields MYSLLFRLVLRRLDPERAHELAFALIRLVGELPPLRALVGRFTAPPPAAAVTVLGRTFPARFGLAAGFDKNARAVPGLVMLGFGFVEVGTVTAHPQPGNEQPRLWRVLDQRALRNRMGFNNEGSSAVALRLRRLRATPRGRSLVVGVNIGKTKVTPAEDAPADYATSAGRLAPYADYLVVNVSSPNTPGLRDLQSVEALRPILEATRAAADEATERAGRPRVPLLVKIAPDLSDDDVDAVADLALDLRLDGVVAVNTTISHDLGPGGLSGPPVLERGLDVVARLRTRLGPDPVVIGVGGITTAADAREYVAVGATLVQGYTGLIYRGPFWAAGVNRALAADAARAAARAGGS from the coding sequence GTGTACAGCCTCCTGTTCCGTCTCGTCCTGCGTCGCCTCGACCCCGAGCGCGCGCACGAGCTCGCGTTCGCGCTGATCCGGCTCGTCGGTGAGCTGCCGCCGCTGCGGGCGCTCGTCGGCCGGTTCACGGCGCCCCCTCCCGCGGCGGCGGTGACGGTCCTGGGCCGCACGTTCCCCGCACGGTTCGGCCTGGCGGCGGGCTTCGACAAGAACGCCCGCGCGGTCCCCGGTCTCGTGATGCTCGGGTTCGGCTTCGTCGAGGTCGGCACGGTGACCGCGCACCCGCAGCCGGGCAACGAGCAGCCGCGGCTGTGGCGCGTGCTCGACCAGCGTGCGCTGCGCAACCGCATGGGCTTCAACAACGAGGGGTCCTCCGCGGTCGCGCTCCGGCTGCGCCGGCTGCGCGCGACCCCCCGGGGCCGGTCCCTGGTCGTGGGGGTCAACATCGGCAAGACGAAGGTGACCCCGGCCGAGGACGCGCCGGCCGACTACGCCACGAGCGCCGGGCGGCTCGCCCCGTACGCGGACTACCTCGTGGTCAACGTGTCGTCGCCCAACACCCCGGGCCTGCGCGACCTGCAGTCCGTCGAGGCGCTGCGCCCGATCCTCGAGGCCACGCGCGCCGCCGCCGACGAGGCGACCGAGCGCGCCGGCCGGCCGCGCGTCCCGCTCCTGGTCAAGATCGCCCCCGACCTGTCCGACGACGACGTCGACGCGGTCGCCGACCTCGCGCTCGACCTCCGGCTCGACGGCGTGGTCGCGGTCAACACGACGATCTCCCACGACCTCGGCCCCGGCGGGCTGTCCGGGCCGCCGGTCCTCGAGCGCGGCCTCGACGTCGTGGCGCGCCTGCGCACGCGGCTCGGGCCGGACCCGGTCGTGATCGGCGTCGGCGGCATCACCACGGCCGCGGACGCGCGCGAGTACGTCGCCGTCGGCGCGACGCTCGTGCAGGGGTACACCGGGCTGATCTACCGTGGCCCCTTCTGGGCAGCGGGCGTCAACCGCGCGCTGGCAGCCGACGCCGCGCGCGCCGCGGCACGTGCGGGAGGCAGCTGA
- the sucB gene encoding 2-oxoglutarate dehydrogenase, E2 component, dihydrolipoamide succinyltransferase: protein MSDNVQLPALGESVTEGTVTRWLKQVGETVEVDEPLLEISTDKVDTEIPSPFAGVLEQILVQEDETVEVGANLAVIGSGEGGGSAPAEPAAEQPAAEAPAAQEQAPAEQPAAPEQPAAEAPAAPAEQPAASSAPSGGGENVTLPALGESVTEGTVTRWLKAVGDEVAVDEPLLEISTDKVDTEIPSPLAGTLQEIRVQEDETVEVGAVLAVIGSGAAAPAEAPAPSAAPAAQEQPSAPATEASPQVAAPDEAQAPAAPPTPQPAAEQVAAPAAPAPAPAPQETHAPAPSAPAAPAPSASASGTYLTPLVRKLAAEKGVDVTTLTGTGVGGRIRKEDVLEAAAKAEEAARAAAAAQAPAAAPAAAPAASKPAAAVEVSPLRGTTEKASRLRQIIAERMVDALHSQAQLTTVIEVDVTKVARLRASAKDGFRAREGVNLTFLPFFVLAAVEALKVHPKVNGVLEGNQITYHGHENVSIAVDTPRGLLTPVIRDAGDLNLAGIARKIADLAARTRDNKVTPDELSGATFTVTNTGSGGALFDTPIVPGGTSAILGTGAIVKRPVVTKDADGGEVIAIRSMCYLSLSYDHRLVDGADASRYLATVKARIEEGAFEAEVGL, encoded by the coding sequence ATGTCCGACAACGTGCAGCTCCCCGCCCTCGGCGAGTCCGTCACCGAAGGAACCGTCACCCGCTGGCTCAAGCAGGTCGGCGAGACCGTCGAGGTCGACGAGCCCCTGCTCGAGATCTCGACCGACAAGGTCGACACCGAGATCCCCTCGCCGTTCGCCGGCGTGCTCGAGCAGATCCTCGTCCAGGAGGACGAGACCGTCGAGGTCGGCGCGAACCTCGCCGTGATCGGCTCCGGCGAGGGCGGCGGGTCCGCCCCCGCCGAGCCCGCGGCCGAGCAGCCCGCCGCCGAGGCGCCCGCGGCGCAGGAGCAGGCTCCTGCCGAGCAGCCCGCGGCACCCGAGCAGCCCGCCGCCGAGGCGCCGGCCGCTCCCGCCGAGCAGCCCGCCGCATCGTCCGCCCCGTCGGGCGGTGGCGAGAACGTCACGCTCCCCGCGCTCGGCGAGTCCGTGACCGAGGGCACCGTGACCCGGTGGCTCAAGGCCGTGGGTGACGAGGTCGCGGTCGACGAGCCGCTGCTCGAGATCTCGACCGACAAGGTGGACACGGAGATCCCCTCGCCGCTCGCCGGCACGCTCCAGGAGATCCGCGTCCAGGAGGACGAGACCGTCGAGGTCGGCGCCGTCCTGGCCGTGATCGGCTCCGGTGCCGCCGCACCCGCCGAGGCACCGGCACCGTCTGCGGCCCCCGCCGCGCAGGAGCAGCCGTCGGCCCCTGCCACGGAGGCGTCCCCGCAGGTCGCGGCCCCGGACGAGGCACAGGCACCGGCCGCACCGCCGACCCCGCAGCCCGCCGCCGAGCAGGTCGCCGCGCCCGCCGCTCCGGCACCGGCACCGGCACCGCAGGAGACCCACGCGCCCGCGCCGAGCGCGCCTGCAGCGCCCGCCCCGAGCGCGTCCGCGTCGGGCACGTACCTGACCCCGCTGGTGCGCAAGCTCGCGGCGGAGAAGGGCGTCGACGTCACGACCCTCACGGGCACCGGCGTCGGTGGGCGCATCCGCAAGGAGGACGTCCTCGAGGCGGCCGCCAAGGCGGAGGAGGCGGCCCGCGCCGCAGCCGCAGCCCAGGCCCCGGCTGCCGCACCCGCCGCTGCGCCCGCCGCGTCGAAGCCGGCCGCTGCGGTCGAGGTCTCGCCCCTGCGCGGGACGACGGAGAAGGCCAGCCGGCTCCGCCAGATCATCGCCGAGCGCATGGTCGACGCGCTGCACAGCCAGGCGCAGCTCACGACGGTCATCGAGGTCGACGTCACGAAGGTCGCGCGCCTGCGGGCGAGCGCCAAGGACGGCTTCCGGGCGCGCGAGGGCGTGAACCTCACGTTCCTGCCGTTCTTCGTGCTCGCGGCCGTCGAGGCGCTCAAGGTGCACCCCAAGGTCAACGGCGTGCTCGAGGGCAACCAGATCACGTACCACGGGCACGAGAACGTCAGCATCGCGGTCGACACCCCGCGCGGGCTGCTGACGCCGGTGATCCGGGACGCGGGCGACCTCAACCTCGCGGGCATCGCGCGCAAGATCGCGGACCTCGCGGCCCGCACGCGCGACAACAAGGTCACGCCCGACGAGCTGAGCGGCGCGACCTTCACGGTGACGAACACGGGCTCCGGCGGTGCGCTGTTCGACACCCCGATCGTCCCGGGCGGCACGTCGGCGATCCTCGGCACGGGCGCGATCGTCAAGCGCCCGGTCGTCACCAAGGACGCGGACGGCGGCGAGGTCATCGCGATCCGCTCGATGTGCTACCTGTCGCTCTCGTACGACCACCGCCTGGTCGACGGCGCCGACGCGTCGCGCTACCTCGCGACGGTCAAGGCCCGCATCGAGGAGGGTGCGTTCGAGGCCGAGGTCGGTCTCTGA